The following proteins are co-located in the Lagenorhynchus albirostris chromosome 2, mLagAlb1.1, whole genome shotgun sequence genome:
- the KLHL17 gene encoding kelch-like protein 17: protein MQPRSERPAGRTQSPEHGSPGPAPEAPPPPPPPPQPAAPEAERARPRQARPTGPMEGAVQLLSREGHTVSHNSKRHYHDAFVAMSRMRQRGLLCDIVLHVAAKEIRAHKVVLASCSPYFHAMFTNEMSESRQTHVTLHDIDPQALDQLVQFAYTAEIVVGEGNVQTLLPAASLLQLNGVRDACCKFLLSQLDPSNCLGIRGFADTHSCSDLLKAAHRYVLQHFVDVAKTEEFMLLPLKQVLELVSSDSLNVPSEEDVYRAVLSWVKHDVDTRRQHVPRLMKCVRLPLLSRDFLLGHVDAESLVRHHPDCKDLLIEALKFHLLPEQRGVLGSSRTRPRRCEGAGPVLFAVGGGSLFAIHGDCEAYDTRADRWHVVASMSARRARVGVAAVGNRLYAVGGYDGTSDLATVESYDPVTNTWQPEVSMGTRRSCLGVAALHGLLYAAGGYDGASCLNSAERYDPLTGTWTSIAAMSTRRRYVRVAMLDGNLYAVGGYDSSSHLATVEKYEPQVSSWTPVASMLSRRSSAGVAVLEGALYVAGGNDGTSCLNSVERYSPKAGAWESVAPMNIRRSTHDLVSMDGWLYAVGGNDGSSSLNSIEKYNPRTNKWVAASCMFTRRSSVGVAVLELLNFPPPSSPTLSVSSTSL, encoded by the exons ATGCAGCCGCGCAGCGAGCGCCCGGCCGGCAGGACGCAAAGTCCAGAGCACGGCAGCCCGGGGCCCGCGCCcgaggcgccgccgccgccgccgccgccgccgcagccggcAGC CCCCGAGGCAGAGCGTGCCCGGCCCCGGCAGGCCCGGCCCACGGGCCCCATGGAGGGTGCAGTGCAGCTGCTGAGCCGCGAGGGCCACACCGTATCCCACAACTCCAAGCGGCACTACCACGATGCCTTCGTGGCCATGAGCCGCATGCGGCAGCGCGGCCTCCTGTGTGACATCGTCTTGCACGTGGCTGCTAAGGAGATCCGGGCACACAAGGTGGTGCTGGCCTCCTGCAGCCCCTACTTCCACGCCATGTTCACAA ATGAGATGAGTGAGAGCCGTCAGACGCATGTGACGCTGCACGATATCGACCCTCAGGCCTTGGACCAGCTGGTGCAGTTTGCGTACACGGCCGAGATCGTGGTGGGGGAAGGCAACGTGCAG ACTCTGCTCCCGGCCGCCAGCCTTCTGCAGCTGAATGGGGTCCGTGATGCCTGCTGCAAGTTCCTGCTGAGTCAGCTCGACCCCTCCAACTGTCTGGGCATCCGGGGCTTCGCCGACACACACTCGTGCAGTGACCTGCTCAAGGCGGCACACAGGTACGTGCTGCAGCACTTCGTGGACGTGGCCAAGACTGAGGAGTTCATGCTGTTGCCGCTGAAGCAG GTGCTGGAACTGGTTTCTAGCGACAGCCTGAACGTGCCTTCAGAGGAGGACGTCTACCGTGCCGTCCTGAGTTGGGTCAAGCACGACGTGGATACCCGGAGGCAGCACGTTCCTCGG CTGATGAAGTGTGTACGCCTGCCCCTGCTGAGCCGGGACTTCCTGCTGGGCCACGTGGACGCCGAGAGCCTGGTGCGGCACCACCCAGACTGCAAGGACCTACTCATTGAGGCCCTCAAGTTCCACCTGCTGCCCGAGCAGAGGGGCGTCCTGGGCAGCAGCCGCACCCGGCCCCGGCGCTGTGAGGGCGCTGGCCCTGTGCTCTTCGCTGTGG GTGGTGGGAGCCTGTTCGCCATCCACGGCGACTGTGAAGCGTACGACACACGCGCTGACCGCTGGCATGTGGTGGCCTCGATGTCCGCGCGCCGGGCCCGGGTGGGCGTGGCGGCAGTCGGGAACCGGCTGTATGCCGTGGGCGG TTACGATGGGACTTCAGACCTGGCCACCGTAGAGTCCTACGACCCTGTGACCAACACCTGGCAGCCTGAGGTGTCCATGGGCACAAGGCGCAGCTGCCTGGGTGTGGCTGCCCTGCACGGGCTCCTGTATGCAGCCGGTGGCTACGATGGGGCCTCTTGCCTCAACAG TGCCGAGCGCTACGACCCCCTGACGGGAACATGGACGTCGATCGCCGCCATGAGCACCCGGAGGCGATATGTGCGCGTGGCCATGCTCG ATGGGAACCTGTATGCCGTGGGCGGTTATGACAGCTCGTCACACCTGGCCACCGTGGAGAAGTATGAGCCCCAG GTGAGCTCCTGGACGCCCGTGGCCTCCATGCTGAGCCGGCGCAGCTCCGCGGGTGTGGCGGTGCTGGAGGGGGCCCTCTACGTGGCTGGTGGCAATGACGGCACCAGCTGCCTCAACTCTGTGGAGAGATACAGCCCCAAGGCGGGTGCCTGGGAGAGTGTGGCACCCATGAACATCCGAAG GAGCACACACGACCTGGTGTCCATGGATGGCTGGCTGTACGCCGTAGGGGGCAACGATGGCAGTTCCAGCCTCAACTCCATTGAGAAGTACAACCCGAGGACCAACAAGTGGGTGGCCGCGTCCTGCATGTTCACGCGGCGCAGCAGCGTGGGCGTGGCAGTGCTCGAGCTGCTCAACTTCCCGCCGCCCTCTTCGCCCACGCTGTCCGTGTCGTCCACCAGCCTCTGA